A genome region from Cognatishimia activa includes the following:
- a CDS encoding cob(I)yrinic acid a,c-diamide adenosyltransferase, with protein MVVLSKIYTRTGDKGTTALGNGDRVAKHDARVSAYGTSDELNSHVGVARLHADGTMDKRLSLIQNDLFDLGADLCRPDMAKDAEAEYPPLRMIEAQVKRLEAEIDEMNADLETLRSFILPGGSALAAYLHVCRTVARRAERLATELALESDVNTHAVTYLNRLSDWFFVAARVANNNGKDDVLWVPGATRES; from the coding sequence ATGGTTGTTCTTAGCAAAATCTACACCCGTACTGGGGACAAAGGCACCACTGCGCTCGGCAATGGCGACCGAGTTGCCAAACATGATGCGCGCGTCTCGGCATATGGCACGAGCGACGAATTGAACTCGCATGTTGGCGTCGCGCGTCTGCATGCAGATGGCACCATGGATAAGCGGCTGTCCCTAATCCAAAACGACCTCTTCGATCTGGGCGCAGACCTGTGCCGCCCGGACATGGCCAAAGACGCCGAGGCAGAATACCCACCCCTGCGCATGATCGAGGCTCAAGTCAAACGCCTTGAGGCCGAGATCGACGAGATGAATGCCGATCTGGAAACCCTGCGCAGCTTCATCCTGCCCGGTGGATCTGCGCTGGCGGCCTATTTGCATGTCTGCCGCACTGTCGCCCGCCGTGCCGAACGTTTGGCGACCGAACTTGCTCTTGAAAGCGACGTGAACACCCATGCCGTGACCTATCTCAATCGCCTGTCTGATTGGTTCTTCGTGGCCGCCCGCGTCGCAAATAACAACGGAAAAGACGATGTTTTGTGGGTGCCTGGCGCCACACGCGAGAGCTGA
- a CDS encoding cytochrome P450, giving the protein MGVWASLQAARRNVLSILPWLAVKQPMVSGRTGIRWHMVMDPDAIRRMLLERLDDYPKSNTTKSLLRPAIGESLFIAEGAHWRWQRRAAAPVFSHRNVMNLAPIMTRAAENACARIEAQKPKAVNLYTEMVRATFDVTSDVTFSGKSDIDSQNVHHAIDAYIAEAGKVSLFDILGFPNWVPRPGRLMSGAALREMKQIADDSIEARREQGQGDIPDLLDLLLSGEDPETKRSMNIAELRDNLLTFIVAGHETTALALSWALYLCAFDQDVQDRARAEAQSVLNGSATGDNVSKLPFIRAIIDETLRLYPPAGIVSRTAQAKDTLCGREILPGDTVMIPIYALHRHEMLWDNPDAFRPDRFMGEKPDRYAYLPFGDGPRICIGASFALQEAVIILATLLARFKFTPIEGKDPEPVMILTLRPEGGVWLNVEEVEAVEAG; this is encoded by the coding sequence ATGGGCGTTTGGGCTTCTTTGCAAGCGGCGCGGCGCAATGTGCTTAGCATTTTGCCGTGGCTCGCCGTGAAGCAGCCCATGGTCTCTGGGCGCACAGGCATTCGCTGGCATATGGTGATGGATCCCGATGCGATCCGGCGCATGTTGCTGGAACGGCTTGATGATTACCCCAAGTCCAACACGACGAAATCTCTGCTTCGCCCTGCCATCGGGGAAAGCCTGTTCATCGCCGAAGGCGCGCATTGGCGGTGGCAACGGCGAGCTGCCGCTCCGGTTTTTTCGCATCGCAATGTTATGAACCTTGCGCCCATCATGACCCGAGCCGCAGAAAACGCCTGCGCGCGGATCGAGGCGCAGAAACCCAAAGCGGTGAACCTCTATACTGAAATGGTGCGCGCGACCTTTGATGTGACGTCCGACGTCACGTTCTCCGGCAAAAGCGATATCGATTCCCAAAACGTGCATCACGCGATTGACGCTTATATTGCCGAGGCTGGAAAGGTCTCGCTTTTTGACATTCTCGGCTTTCCCAATTGGGTGCCTCGTCCCGGCCGTTTGATGTCAGGCGCGGCCCTGCGCGAGATGAAACAAATCGCCGATGACTCTATCGAGGCGCGACGCGAACAAGGCCAAGGAGACATCCCTGACCTTTTGGATCTGCTGCTCTCAGGCGAAGACCCCGAGACCAAACGCTCAATGAATATCGCAGAGCTGCGCGACAATTTGTTGACCTTCATCGTGGCGGGCCACGAAACCACGGCGCTGGCACTCAGCTGGGCACTTTACCTTTGTGCCTTTGATCAGGATGTCCAAGACCGGGCCCGTGCTGAGGCGCAGTCCGTGCTGAATGGCTCTGCCACCGGAGATAACGTTTCCAAGCTTCCTTTCATCCGCGCTATCATCGATGAGACCCTGCGGCTTTATCCACCCGCGGGCATCGTTAGCCGAACGGCGCAGGCCAAGGACACACTGTGCGGACGGGAGATTTTGCCAGGCGATACAGTCATGATCCCGATCTACGCGCTGCACCGCCATGAGATGCTTTGGGATAACCCAGACGCCTTTCGCCCTGATCGATTTATGGGAGAGAAACCAGATCGTTACGCCTATTTGCCTTTTGGCGACGGACCTCGCATTTGCATTGGGGCAAGCTTCGCTTTGCAAGAAGCAGTGATCATATTGGCAACCCTCTTGGCGCGATTCAAGTTCACGCCGATTGAAGGCAAAGATCCAGAACCCGTCATGATCCTGACCCTACGCCCTGAGGGAGGGGTGTGGCTAAATGTCGAGGAAGTTGAGGCGGTGGAGGCGGGCTGA
- the tuf gene encoding elongation factor Tu has protein sequence MAKEKFERSKPHCNIGTIGHVDHGKTTLTAAITKQFGDFKAYDEIDGAPEEKARGITISTAHVEYETEARHYAHVDCPGHADYVKNMITGAAQMDGAILVVNAADGPMPQTREHILLGRQVGIPAMVVFMNKVDQVDDEELLELVEMEIRELLSEYEFPGDDIPVIAGSALAALEDRDANIGSEKIAELMAAVDEYIPQPPRATDQPFLMPIEDVFSISGRGTVVTGRVERGVINVGDEIEIVGIKDTQKTTCTGVEMFRKLLDSGEAGDNIGALLRGVDREAVERGQVLCKPGSVQPHTKFEAEAYILTKEEGGRHTPFFANYRPQFYFRTTDVTGTVNLPSGTEMVMPGDNLKFDVELIAPIAMEAGLRFAIREGGRTVGSGVVSKIVE, from the coding sequence ATGGCAAAGGAAAAGTTTGAACGTTCCAAACCGCACTGCAACATCGGCACCATCGGCCACGTTGACCACGGTAAAACCACTCTGACCGCAGCGATCACCAAGCAATTCGGTGACTTCAAAGCGTACGACGAAATCGACGGCGCACCAGAAGAAAAAGCCCGCGGCATCACCATCTCGACTGCACACGTTGAGTATGAAACCGAAGCACGTCACTACGCACACGTCGACTGCCCAGGCCACGCTGACTATGTGAAAAACATGATCACCGGTGCGGCGCAGATGGACGGCGCGATCCTGGTTGTGAACGCGGCTGACGGCCCTATGCCTCAGACTCGTGAGCACATCCTGCTGGGCCGCCAGGTTGGCATCCCAGCCATGGTTGTCTTCATGAACAAAGTGGATCAGGTTGACGACGAAGAGCTGCTTGAGCTGGTTGAAATGGAAATCCGCGAGCTGCTGTCTGAGTATGAATTCCCAGGCGACGACATCCCTGTGATCGCTGGCTCCGCTCTGGCGGCTCTGGAAGATCGTGACGCAAACATCGGTTCCGAGAAAATCGCTGAGCTGATGGCGGCTGTTGACGAATACATCCCACAGCCTCCACGTGCGACTGACCAGCCGTTCCTGATGCCAATCGAAGACGTGTTCTCGATCTCTGGTCGTGGTACCGTTGTGACCGGCCGTGTTGAGCGTGGCGTGATCAACGTGGGTGACGAAATCGAAATCGTTGGCATCAAAGACACTCAGAAAACCACCTGTACTGGTGTTGAGATGTTCCGCAAGCTGCTGGACTCCGGTGAAGCAGGCGACAACATCGGCGCGCTGCTGCGTGGTGTTGACCGTGAAGCCGTTGAGCGTGGCCAGGTTCTGTGTAAGCCAGGTTCCGTTCAGCCTCACACCAAGTTCGAAGCAGAAGCCTACATTCTGACCAAAGAAGAAGGTGGTCGTCACACCCCATTCTTCGCGAACTACCGTCCACAGTTCTACTTCCGGACTACTGACGTCACCGGCACCGTGAACCTGCCTTCCGGCACTGAGATGGTTATGCCAGGCGACAACCTGAAGTTCGACGTTGAGCTGATCGCACCAATCGCGATGGAAGCAGGTCTGCGCTTCGCGATCCGCGAAGGTGGCCGCACCGTTGGTTCCGGTGTTGTTTCTAAGATCGTTGAGTAA
- a CDS encoding helix-turn-helix domain-containing protein, with product MNSSQLRMARAATRLSVRELAELAGVTPATISRFETEKGGLQMKTVQSIQGALEKLGVVFVAKNGGPAGIRYEPIQED from the coding sequence ATGAACTCTTCGCAATTAAGGATGGCGCGAGCCGCTACCCGACTTAGCGTCAGGGAATTGGCTGAATTGGCTGGTGTTACGCCGGCCACCATTTCGAGATTTGAAACCGAAAAGGGTGGATTGCAAATGAAGACAGTACAATCGATTCAGGGCGCCCTCGAAAAGCTGGGCGTAGTTTTCGTCGCCAAAAACGGTGGGCCCGCGGGTATTCGCTACGAGCCAATTCAAGAAGACTAA
- a CDS encoding dimethylarginine dimethylaminohydrolase family protein — MTTHMDLSASWGINNDYSPLKHVLLGRPEFYKWVEAGPLIGRTLANADKTGVKFDLQLAMAQHAEMVSIYEENGVNCHYLQSDEALHRNFFARDSSAMSPWGALICHMQLKCRRADYVTAIQFYQDHNIPIWKYATAGHFEGGDFNIIEPGRILIGYCGERSEKEGSEQVAEFVRAEGWEAVVAPISREFVHMDGLIVPLAEKLAVACIDAMEPWLVDIVKGWGIEIVDVSYREAKNLGVNLVALGNGKVLSMAGATDLNAKMRALGFEVYDPDMSMFTLGGGGVHCLSQALCREDA, encoded by the coding sequence ATGACAACGCATATGGATCTATCGGCGAGCTGGGGCATCAACAACGACTATTCGCCGCTCAAACATGTTCTGCTAGGACGGCCCGAGTTTTACAAATGGGTTGAGGCCGGGCCGCTGATCGGGCGCACACTGGCGAATGCCGACAAAACCGGCGTCAAATTCGATCTGCAACTTGCGATGGCGCAGCACGCGGAAATGGTTTCGATCTATGAAGAGAACGGCGTCAATTGCCATTATCTGCAAAGCGACGAGGCCCTGCATCGCAACTTCTTTGCCCGCGATAGCTCTGCCATGAGCCCATGGGGCGCATTGATCTGTCACATGCAGCTCAAATGCCGCCGCGCGGATTATGTGACGGCTATCCAGTTCTATCAGGACCACAATATCCCAATCTGGAAATACGCCACCGCGGGGCATTTCGAAGGCGGAGATTTCAATATCATCGAACCCGGTCGCATTCTGATTGGCTATTGCGGCGAACGCTCGGAAAAAGAGGGTTCTGAGCAGGTGGCAGAGTTTGTGCGGGCTGAGGGTTGGGAGGCCGTGGTTGCTCCGATCAGCCGAGAATTCGTGCATATGGACGGGCTGATCGTACCATTGGCGGAAAAGCTTGCGGTCGCCTGTATCGACGCCATGGAGCCTTGGCTTGTCGACATCGTCAAAGGTTGGGGGATCGAAATCGTGGATGTCTCTTACCGCGAGGCCAAAAACCTAGGGGTGAATTTGGTAGCTCTGGGAAATGGAAAAGTGCTGTCAATGGCGGGCGCGACGGATCTGAACGCCAAAATGCGGGCGCTAGGGTTTGAGGTCTATGATCCGGATATGTCGATGTTTACGCTAGGCGGCGGCGGTGTGCATTGCCTGTCGCAGGCGCTGTGTCGCGAGGATGCTTGA
- a CDS encoding universal stress protein yields the protein MYKNILLPVLFDEEHDTEASFRAAKTLADDDAKVTVMHVLEAIPVYATSHVLAEALITAREEVEGRLEETANKLPGSQRVLTSGNAAHEILEYAKTHDVDCIILASHRPGFGDYFIGSTAARVVRHSPSAVHVIR from the coding sequence ATGTACAAGAACATTCTCTTACCTGTTCTCTTCGACGAGGAGCATGACACAGAAGCCTCTTTCCGCGCGGCCAAAACACTGGCGGATGACGACGCGAAAGTGACCGTCATGCATGTTCTCGAAGCCATTCCAGTCTATGCAACATCGCATGTGCTTGCCGAAGCCTTGATCACGGCGCGCGAAGAGGTCGAAGGACGTCTTGAGGAAACGGCGAACAAGTTACCCGGATCTCAGCGGGTTCTTACCTCTGGAAACGCCGCGCACGAAATCCTCGAATATGCGAAAACCCACGACGTGGATTGTATCATTCTCGCATCGCACAGACCCGGCTTTGGCGATTACTTCATCGGCTCGACGGCTGCGAGGGTGGTTCGGCACTCCCCTTCGGCTGTGCACGTCATCCGTTGA
- a CDS encoding DNA topoisomerase IV subunit A, which produces MSEILDDDEFESYEVAEPLHRAIGDRYLTYALSTIMHRALPDARDGLKPVHRRILYAMNRLKLASNGKFLKSAKISGDTMGDFHPHGDAAIYDAMARLAQDFAVRYPLVDGQGNFGNIDGDNPAASRYTEARMTFVAEAMLKGLDENAVDFRDNYDGRLTEPVVLPAEFPSLLANGAAGIAVGMATNIPPHNIAELVDACIHLIKTPDARDDTLLNYVPGPDFPTGGEIVEPKESIANAYSTGRGSFRLRCKWEVEDLGRGQWQVVVTEIPYQVQKSKLIEKIAELIQNKKVPILADIRDESADDIRVILEPKSKNVEPDILMGTMFKHSDLEVRFSLNMNVLIDGVTPKVCSMKEVLRAFLDHRREVLGRRSKHRMEKIDHRLEVLEGFIIAFLNLDRVIDIIRFDDKPKEALMAETWGGAFARATSEADYISPLPAKDEGELSEVQAEAILNMRLRSLRRLEEIELVKERDALMEERAGLEDLLASEDLQWGRITEQLRETKKKFGKDFEGGARRTAFAEAGDFEEVPIEAMIDKEPITVVCSQMGWIRAMSGHIDLTRELKFKDGDGPKFIFHAETTDRLLVFGTNGRFYTVSAANLPGGRGMGEPLRLMVDLPNEADIIDIFAHQPDRKLLVASTAGDGFVVEENEILAQTRTGKQVLNVRAPSQALVCKPVDGDSVACVGENRKVLVFDLDELPVMARGKGVRLQKYKDGGLSDAATFTRSEGLSWKDPAGRTRTEVELAEWTGKRAGTGRMAPRGFPRDNKFN; this is translated from the coding sequence ATGAGTGAAATCCTAGACGACGACGAATTCGAATCCTACGAAGTTGCAGAACCGCTACACCGGGCCATTGGCGATCGGTATCTGACCTATGCGCTCAGCACGATTATGCACCGGGCTTTGCCGGATGCGCGCGATGGTCTGAAGCCGGTGCATCGCCGTATCCTCTATGCGATGAACCGCTTGAAGCTGGCCTCAAACGGTAAGTTTCTGAAGTCAGCTAAGATTTCAGGCGACACCATGGGGGATTTCCACCCGCATGGAGATGCGGCGATCTATGACGCGATGGCGCGTTTGGCGCAGGATTTCGCGGTGCGTTATCCACTGGTCGATGGGCAGGGCAACTTCGGCAACATTGACGGAGACAACCCGGCGGCCTCGCGCTACACCGAGGCACGGATGACCTTTGTCGCTGAGGCGATGCTGAAGGGTCTCGATGAAAACGCCGTCGATTTCCGTGACAATTACGATGGGCGTCTGACGGAGCCGGTGGTTCTTCCGGCGGAATTCCCGAGCCTCTTGGCCAATGGCGCTGCGGGCATTGCCGTGGGCATGGCGACAAACATCCCGCCTCACAACATTGCGGAACTAGTGGATGCTTGTATCCACCTGATCAAAACACCAGATGCGCGTGACGACACGCTGTTGAACTACGTACCGGGACCAGACTTCCCGACCGGCGGCGAGATTGTCGAGCCTAAGGAAAGCATCGCGAATGCTTACTCCACTGGGCGCGGGTCCTTCCGTCTGCGCTGTAAGTGGGAGGTCGAGGATCTGGGGCGTGGTCAGTGGCAGGTCGTCGTCACCGAGATCCCGTATCAGGTTCAGAAATCCAAGCTGATCGAAAAGATTGCCGAGCTGATTCAGAACAAGAAGGTTCCGATCCTCGCCGATATCCGTGATGAATCCGCCGATGATATCCGCGTGATCCTTGAGCCGAAATCCAAGAACGTAGAGCCCGATATCCTGATGGGCACGATGTTCAAACACAGCGATCTTGAGGTGCGCTTTAGCCTCAATATGAACGTGTTGATTGATGGTGTGACGCCTAAGGTTTGTTCGATGAAGGAAGTGCTGCGCGCCTTCCTTGATCACCGGCGCGAGGTATTGGGGCGGCGCTCTAAACACCGGATGGAGAAGATCGATCACCGTCTTGAGGTGCTCGAAGGTTTCATCATCGCTTTCCTCAATCTGGATCGTGTGATCGACATCATCCGCTTTGACGACAAACCCAAAGAGGCCTTGATGGCCGAAACCTGGGGTGGCGCTTTTGCGCGGGCGACGTCAGAGGCGGATTACATCTCGCCTTTGCCTGCCAAAGACGAGGGTGAGCTGAGCGAGGTTCAGGCAGAAGCGATCCTGAATATGCGCCTGCGCAGCTTGCGTCGGTTGGAAGAGATCGAACTGGTCAAGGAACGCGATGCCTTGATGGAAGAGCGCGCGGGGCTTGAGGATCTGTTGGCCTCTGAGGACCTGCAATGGGGCCGCATCACGGAACAGCTGCGCGAGACCAAGAAGAAATTCGGCAAGGATTTCGAAGGTGGCGCGCGTCGTACGGCCTTTGCCGAGGCCGGCGATTTCGAAGAAGTGCCGATCGAAGCCATGATCGACAAAGAGCCGATCACGGTGGTTTGCAGCCAAATGGGCTGGATCCGGGCGATGTCAGGCCATATCGACCTGACCCGAGAGTTGAAGTTCAAGGATGGCGACGGGCCAAAATTCATCTTCCACGCGGAAACCACGGACCGGCTCTTGGTCTTTGGCACGAACGGGCGCTTCTATACCGTGTCTGCGGCGAACCTGCCCGGTGGCCGCGGGATGGGAGAACCTCTGCGTCTGATGGTCGATCTGCCGAACGAGGCGGATATCATTGATATCTTTGCGCATCAGCCGGATCGCAAGCTGTTGGTGGCCTCCACGGCGGGCGATGGGTTTGTGGTGGAAGAAAACGAGATCCTCGCGCAAACACGGACTGGTAAGCAGGTCCTGAACGTGCGGGCTCCGTCGCAGGCCTTGGTGTGTAAGCCGGTCGACGGGGACTCTGTCGCCTGTGTCGGTGAAAACCGCAAAGTCCTGGTGTTTGATCTGGATGAGCTGCCCGTCATGGCGCGCGGCAAGGGTGTCCGGTTGCAGAAATACAAGGACGGCGGCTTGTCGGATGCAGCGACCTTCACGCGGTCTGAGGGCCTGAGTTGGAAAGATCCGGCGGGTCGTACACGCACCGAAGTCGAACTGGCGGAGTGGACGGGTAAACGCGCGGGGACAGGCCGTATGGCACCGCGCGGATTCCCACGGGATAACAAGTTCAATTGA
- a CDS encoding acyl-CoA dehydrogenase family protein, whose amino-acid sequence MSVSITSILKAARTHCEEEIMPNVDAWNASSVWPRASSDKAAALGLTGLYAPEEFGGQGLSLGDGIQVYEELGRGDGAYAFALSMHNICTYAGCGFGTEAFKAEWGRELTSGRKLANFALTEPQSGSDASNMYSRAVINADGTWTISGAKAWVSLAGEADIYFTVVKTSDEPGHKDMAMIAIPKDTPGLSFGPRYETPSYNFLPMSEMYLDNVVVSEDNIILPVGQGLQGSLMAIDIARVSIASGCCGLMQSALDTALAYSHNRKMFKGTNLDLDGIQWMLGEVATDLEASRLLYKAAANALGTDQGPLMAAHAKRFVPDAAVKAANTCTQVLGGMGLLKPYGMDRLSRLSQMLRIVDGTTEISRVVIGRSLKARAKTLPVPVIPKGFGEA is encoded by the coding sequence GTGTCTGTATCAATAACCAGTATTTTGAAAGCCGCTCGCACACATTGCGAGGAAGAGATCATGCCGAATGTGGACGCCTGGAATGCGTCTAGTGTCTGGCCAAGGGCGAGTTCTGACAAGGCGGCAGCGCTTGGGCTGACCGGGCTTTATGCACCAGAGGAGTTTGGCGGGCAGGGGCTCAGCCTTGGCGATGGCATCCAGGTTTACGAAGAACTGGGGCGCGGCGATGGTGCTTATGCGTTCGCTTTGTCGATGCACAATATCTGCACCTACGCCGGGTGTGGTTTCGGCACAGAAGCTTTCAAAGCCGAATGGGGCCGCGAGCTGACCTCTGGGCGCAAGCTCGCCAACTTTGCTCTTACCGAGCCGCAATCTGGATCAGACGCCTCCAACATGTACAGCCGCGCTGTGATCAATGCGGATGGTACCTGGACGATCAGTGGTGCCAAGGCCTGGGTATCTTTGGCAGGTGAGGCGGATATCTATTTCACGGTGGTCAAAACTTCAGACGAGCCGGGTCACAAGGACATGGCCATGATCGCTATTCCGAAAGATACGCCGGGTCTGAGTTTCGGACCGCGCTATGAGACGCCATCATATAATTTCCTGCCGATGTCTGAGATGTATTTGGATAATGTGGTGGTGAGCGAGGACAATATCATCTTGCCGGTTGGGCAGGGTCTGCAAGGGTCACTCATGGCGATCGATATTGCTCGGGTTTCGATTGCGTCGGGGTGTTGCGGTTTGATGCAGTCCGCTTTGGACACCGCGCTGGCCTATAGTCACAACCGCAAAATGTTCAAAGGCACCAATTTGGATCTGGATGGCATTCAATGGATGCTCGGAGAAGTAGCGACAGATCTAGAGGCCTCTCGTCTTTTGTACAAAGCGGCCGCTAACGCTTTAGGTACAGACCAAGGTCCCCTGATGGCCGCGCATGCAAAGCGGTTTGTACCGGATGCGGCGGTGAAAGCGGCGAACACCTGCACGCAGGTTTTGGGTGGTATGGGTTTGCTTAAGCCTTACGGCATGGATCGGCTGTCGCGCCTGTCTCAGATGCTGCGGATCGTGGATGGCACCACAGAGATCAGCCGAGTTGTGATTGGACGCTCGCTGAAAGCCAGGGCGAAAACGCTTCCGGTGCCAGTGATCCCAAAAGGGTTTGGTGAGGCCTGA
- a CDS encoding fasciclin domain-containing protein — MIRAATFALATLVAVPAFAGSQKDIVDTAAGTEGFSTLVAAVQAAGLVDTLKGDGPFTVFAPTDEAFAALPAGTVESLLLPENKEQLISILTYHVVPGKVMSTDLVDDMTAATVQGGDIMIDLDNGVMINDASVAAADIVTSNGVIHVIDKVILPAG; from the coding sequence ATGATCCGCGCAGCAACTTTTGCACTGGCAACCCTAGTCGCAGTCCCTGCCTTTGCTGGCAGCCAGAAAGACATCGTCGACACAGCCGCAGGCACCGAAGGCTTCAGCACTCTTGTCGCAGCAGTCCAAGCCGCTGGACTAGTCGATACACTCAAAGGCGACGGTCCGTTCACCGTTTTCGCGCCAACCGACGAGGCCTTTGCCGCACTGCCAGCCGGCACCGTCGAAAGCCTGCTGCTGCCTGAAAACAAAGAGCAGCTTATCTCGATCCTGACCTATCACGTGGTGCCTGGCAAAGTCATGTCCACCGATCTGGTTGACGATATGACTGCAGCAACTGTTCAGGGCGGCGACATCATGATCGACCTCGATAACGGTGTCATGATCAACGATGCGTCCGTCGCAGCAGCGGATATCGTGACGAGCAATGGCGTGATCCACGTCATCGACAAAGTGATCTTGCCTGCGGGCTAA
- a CDS encoding twin transmembrane helix small protein, which produces MLQDPLFIIAAIACFAVLIVLMIGVGGFARGGDFNRKYANKLMRLRIAAQFVAVILILVFVWFGGGR; this is translated from the coding sequence ATGCTGCAAGACCCTCTTTTTATCATCGCGGCCATCGCCTGTTTTGCGGTGCTGATCGTCCTTATGATCGGCGTCGGAGGCTTTGCCCGCGGCGGTGATTTCAACCGTAAATATGCCAACAAACTGATGCGTTTGCGTATCGCCGCGCAATTCGTGGCCGTGATCCTGATCCTTGTGTTTGTCTGGTTCGGAGGAGGCCGCTGA
- a CDS encoding SH3 domain-containing protein, giving the protein MSRFIFLSFAFLGWAFYEVSGGPDFQPRISAVIAATQNTSPTSSTIGVEQAAIRLRENKTETSETGLIVTRMAIADETVPGRGITNYTMSATDVPNDRKLVFSLSTAEPSPEIRRIRADNVNMRTGPGTEFVVVDNLAVDTRVKLLDGSVRGWVKLRSLDSGRVGWVKRRFLSAFTS; this is encoded by the coding sequence GTGAGCCGTTTCATTTTTTTAAGTTTCGCCTTTCTTGGGTGGGCATTTTATGAAGTAAGTGGCGGTCCAGATTTTCAGCCACGCATCTCCGCAGTGATTGCGGCGACGCAAAACACGAGTCCAACGTCCTCGACGATAGGTGTCGAACAAGCCGCAATTCGTCTGCGCGAAAACAAGACCGAGACATCTGAGACTGGGTTGATCGTGACCCGCATGGCGATCGCAGATGAAACTGTTCCCGGACGCGGTATTACCAACTATACCATGTCTGCCACAGATGTTCCCAATGACCGGAAATTGGTGTTTAGCCTCTCCACGGCTGAACCGTCGCCGGAAATTCGTCGCATCAGAGCCGACAACGTGAACATGCGCACGGGTCCTGGAACTGAATTTGTCGTGGTAGACAATCTTGCGGTGGACACACGTGTTAAATTGCTCGACGGCTCGGTGCGCGGGTGGGTGAAACTCCGGTCTTTGGATTCTGGCCGTGTTGGGTGGGTCAAAAGACGGTTCCTTTCTGCGTTCACCAGCTAG
- a CDS encoding SDR family NAD(P)-dependent oxidoreductase, whose translation MAQKSILITGCSSGIGADAARGMREAGWRVFASCRKPDDCAALQAEGFESPLIDYEDEATITSGLAEVLTATGGTLDALFNNGAYAVPGAVEDLPSGALRAIYQANVIGWHELTRQVIPVMRAQGHGRIVNNSSVLGLVAARWRGAYVSSKFALEGLTDVMRLEMRDTPIHFILIEPGPVTSKIRVNSIPHFEKWINWEGSARAEHYRRGLLKRLYEDRGKDAFELPASAVTAKLLRAVTAKNPKPRYYVTTPTYFMGFLRRILPTRALDNIIRRV comes from the coding sequence ATGGCGCAGAAATCTATATTGATAACAGGCTGTTCATCTGGAATCGGCGCTGACGCGGCGCGCGGAATGCGCGAGGCGGGTTGGCGGGTCTTTGCCAGTTGCCGCAAACCCGACGACTGCGCGGCCTTGCAAGCCGAAGGCTTTGAAAGCCCGCTGATCGACTATGAGGACGAAGCCACCATCACCTCTGGCCTCGCCGAGGTCCTCACCGCGACCGGTGGCACATTGGACGCCCTCTTCAACAACGGCGCCTATGCAGTCCCGGGCGCGGTCGAAGACCTGCCTTCGGGCGCCCTGCGCGCCATCTATCAGGCCAATGTCATCGGCTGGCATGAACTGACGCGACAGGTCATCCCCGTCATGCGCGCGCAAGGCCATGGGCGCATTGTGAACAACTCCTCGGTCCTTGGATTGGTCGCCGCGCGCTGGCGTGGGGCCTATGTATCGTCCAAGTTTGCCCTAGAGGGCCTAACCGATGTGATGCGTCTGGAAATGCGCGACACGCCGATCCATTTCATCCTGATTGAACCTGGCCCCGTGACGTCGAAAATCCGCGTCAACTCGATCCCGCATTTTGAGAAATGGATCAACTGGGAGGGCTCTGCACGCGCCGAACACTATCGGCGTGGCCTTCTAAAGCGACTTTATGAGGATCGCGGCAAAGATGCGTTTGAACTGCCAGCCTCAGCCGTCACCGCGAAACTTTTGCGTGCGGTGACTGCAAAGAATCCGAAGCCACGCTACTATGTGACCACCCCAACCTATTTCATGGGGTTCCTGCGGCGCATTCTGCCAACGCGCGCATTGGACAACATCATCCGCAGGGTGTGA